One stretch of Rosistilla oblonga DNA includes these proteins:
- a CDS encoding tetratricopeptide repeat protein has translation MSEQKLRFPILCIGLITMLSGCRVGTGVHVWQPPLAANAAGKRIAVAPPVGPRALAGELSQSIAREQPKLPQRAELVSQYELSQSDAIQLVSFDGRAPSDLALLPVAKQAGLDFLLVGEVLNDPFGDSRQPLAHDDPDFQFKLGQFLQSRDDDQILAFSWRVIDVENGQTVWANPMSVSKAFVDRTYPDLAGQQTSLSQQLQAAAGRETWKLFAPFVDQYQTELAVPWISLGAKQTREGNRYALEGEWQQAEACWRQVLAEHPRQLAALHNLAVAAVARQDYAEARRLATEALSKRDSRLFQETLVWVEARQREYHQAFGLPDPVGGWTYQASRPAAVSLGSDSRGKSQLSATD, from the coding sequence ATGTCCGAGCAAAAGTTACGCTTCCCGATCCTCTGCATCGGCCTGATCACGATGCTGTCGGGCTGTCGCGTCGGAACCGGTGTGCACGTCTGGCAGCCGCCGCTGGCCGCAAATGCCGCGGGCAAACGCATCGCCGTCGCGCCGCCGGTCGGTCCGCGGGCGTTGGCTGGTGAGTTGTCCCAGTCGATCGCCAGAGAGCAACCCAAGTTGCCGCAGCGAGCCGAACTCGTGTCGCAATATGAACTGTCGCAGTCCGACGCGATCCAGTTGGTCTCGTTCGACGGTCGGGCGCCGAGCGATCTGGCTCTATTGCCGGTGGCCAAGCAAGCTGGGCTCGATTTTTTGTTGGTCGGCGAAGTGCTGAACGATCCCTTTGGTGACAGCCGCCAACCGTTGGCTCACGACGATCCCGATTTCCAATTCAAGTTGGGGCAGTTTTTACAGAGCCGCGACGACGACCAGATCCTGGCTTTTTCGTGGCGGGTGATCGATGTCGAAAACGGGCAGACGGTCTGGGCGAATCCGATGTCGGTCTCCAAAGCGTTCGTCGATCGGACCTACCCCGATCTGGCCGGGCAACAAACTTCGCTCAGCCAGCAATTGCAAGCGGCGGCGGGACGCGAAACCTGGAAGTTGTTTGCTCCTTTTGTCGATCAATATCAGACGGAACTTGCGGTTCCCTGGATCTCGTTGGGAGCCAAACAGACGCGTGAGGGAAATCGATACGCTTTGGAGGGAGAATGGCAGCAGGCCGAAGCCTGTTGGCGGCAGGTGTTGGCGGAGCATCCGCGGCAGCTTGCGGCACTGCACAATTTGGCGGTCGCCGCAGTCGCCCGACAGGACTATGCCGAAGCGAGACGTTTGGCGACCGAAGCCCTTTCCAAGCGAGATTCCCGGCTGTTTCAAGAGACCTTGGTTTGGGTAGAAGCCCGCCAGCGGGAGTATCACCAGGCGTTTGGGCTGCCCGATCCGGTGGGAGGTTGGACCTACCAAGCATCCCGGCCAGCAGCGGTTTCGCTTGGCAGCGACAGCCGCGGCAAATCGCAATTGTCGGCGACTGACTGA
- a CDS encoding agmatine deiminase family protein — MTQPLSSVRWPAEWEPQDALWLSWPHNRETWPGLYEPVPKAFTNLARQIALATPVRVLAGSAVAAEADQVLRGISNLELVDVETNDCWIRDYGPTFVHAADGSLAGVDWRYNSWGGKYPPWDRDAAAAEKILKQIGVKRIPSTLCLEGGAIETDGAGRLLLTPDCVLTDTRNPGGDKAQVEAELSEKLGVREFIWLTGGGLIGDDTDGHIDQLARFVDPENLVIASCEPSDPNYPALEANYQQLVRWADEADGNFQIHRLPIPAPRDVDGQRVPECYCNFLISGPQVLVPTFADPESDRRAVAILRNLMPQHDVVPLDASSLSWGLGAFHCMSQQQPRPQVPN; from the coding sequence ATGACACAGCCTCTTTCATCCGTTCGCTGGCCCGCTGAGTGGGAACCGCAAGACGCACTCTGGCTCTCCTGGCCGCACAATCGCGAGACCTGGCCGGGGCTGTATGAACCGGTGCCGAAGGCCTTTACCAACCTGGCCCGGCAGATCGCATTGGCGACGCCGGTCCGCGTTTTGGCCGGATCGGCCGTGGCTGCCGAAGCGGATCAGGTGCTGCGAGGGATCTCCAATCTGGAACTCGTCGACGTCGAGACCAACGATTGCTGGATCCGCGATTATGGACCGACCTTTGTCCACGCCGCCGACGGTTCGCTGGCTGGCGTCGATTGGCGATACAACAGCTGGGGCGGGAAGTATCCCCCTTGGGATCGCGACGCCGCAGCAGCTGAAAAAATCCTAAAGCAGATCGGCGTCAAACGGATTCCGTCGACGCTCTGTCTCGAAGGTGGAGCGATCGAAACCGATGGCGCCGGGCGGTTGCTGCTGACTCCCGATTGCGTCCTCACCGACACGCGGAACCCCGGCGGCGACAAGGCTCAGGTCGAAGCAGAGCTCTCCGAAAAGCTGGGCGTACGCGAATTCATCTGGCTCACCGGCGGTGGTCTGATCGGCGACGATACCGATGGCCATATCGACCAGTTAGCCCGGTTTGTCGATCCCGAAAACCTGGTGATCGCATCGTGTGAGCCGAGCGATCCGAACTACCCGGCTCTCGAAGCCAATTACCAGCAACTGGTGCGTTGGGCGGACGAAGCCGACGGGAATTTCCAGATCCATCGGCTGCCGATCCCCGCGCCTCGCGACGTCGATGGACAGCGGGTGCCGGAATGTTATTGCAATTTTTTGATCAGCGGGCCGCAGGTGCTGGTGCCGACCTTTGCCGATCCCGAATCGGATCGGCGAGCGGTGGCGATCCTCCGCAACCTGATGCCCCAACATGACGTCGTGCCGTTGGATGCCTCATCGCTCAGCTGGGGGCTTGGAGCGTTTCATTGCATGAGCCAACAACAACCTCGCCCGCAGGTGCCGAACTAA
- a CDS encoding dockerin type I domain-containing protein yields MNFSSRSGSQKRLRHNALRQPRRLRAEQLECRRLLAVAEGTPYEFSTKFDASALVGSVSGSVQWGDGSTSAATVSSINTNGPLTAVIRYDYDTRGFFTTARRALLQSAVDAMVERLNDSLDAITPSASNTWTATFANPSDRTKQVSIKNLNVKANELIIYAGAQPLPGSQLGEGSYGGYSASGTQSFLNSVATRGQSGAAGTKPTDFGPWGGSITFDSEITDWYFGSDIDGIQPGEVDFVSVAMHEVAHILGFGTSASWNQLVSGGGFAGAKSRAAYDGSGNVPLSGGHWAATVTDAGQATLLDPILSRGVRTYPTALDWAGLDDLGWTLANRQVTVSGSHVFADNATYDVDVVLKGSRIGELSKSLSASVTNVKPTLEVSGNLTATVGQSISIIDIGKISDPGFRNNANKTDETFTYSIDWGDNSGDDSGDATIDRVGNSSRTTLASFNASHIYTSSGTKTVRVTVTDDDGGNATQNFQIVVGLPPALSLAVNRKSINEDSGSGAAELTVSRGTASTAAAQVILLSSSDVSEAQVPTSVTIPAGQSSIVVAVNAIDDALFDGDQEVRFTASASGFEQESVGLIVKDAEAITASFSTPDIAEDELSGGLALTVRRSNTDTQSPVTVKIAGDPNGTLGMGATVTIPAGQQQVVLPLTVEDDTLQQGPRTFEMNFSATGYLSGSTQLVIRDDEPAYYQNPDNPLDVTGDSFVTPLDALRILNSLNLNGGARRLDPATEPLGRSFLDTNGDYQLTPLDALIVINGIASQAAAEAAPAAEERDEAVWGVDVDWLLDLEYRDR; encoded by the coding sequence TTGAATTTTTCATCACGCTCGGGATCGCAGAAACGACTTCGTCACAACGCGCTGCGTCAGCCGCGGCGTTTGCGGGCTGAGCAGTTGGAGTGTCGCCGACTGTTGGCGGTCGCTGAAGGGACGCCCTACGAATTCAGCACGAAGTTCGACGCTTCGGCGCTTGTCGGTTCGGTCAGTGGATCGGTCCAGTGGGGCGATGGTAGCACGTCGGCGGCAACGGTTTCATCGATCAACACCAACGGTCCGCTGACCGCAGTGATTCGGTACGACTACGACACGCGAGGCTTCTTCACCACCGCGCGGCGAGCGTTGCTGCAATCCGCAGTCGATGCGATGGTCGAACGTCTGAACGATTCGTTGGACGCGATCACTCCCAGTGCCAGCAACACTTGGACGGCGACATTCGCAAATCCGTCGGACCGCACCAAACAAGTATCGATCAAAAATCTCAACGTCAAAGCAAACGAGTTGATCATCTACGCCGGCGCTCAACCGCTGCCGGGCTCGCAATTGGGTGAAGGTTCGTATGGCGGCTACTCCGCGTCGGGAACGCAGAGTTTTCTCAACAGCGTCGCCACGCGTGGTCAGTCCGGGGCCGCGGGCACCAAACCAACCGACTTCGGTCCTTGGGGCGGTTCGATTACCTTCGATAGCGAGATCACCGATTGGTATTTCGGCAGTGACATCGACGGGATTCAGCCGGGCGAAGTCGATTTCGTTTCGGTGGCGATGCATGAAGTCGCGCACATCTTAGGATTTGGGACATCGGCAAGTTGGAATCAGTTGGTCTCCGGTGGAGGCTTCGCCGGGGCCAAGTCGCGAGCTGCCTACGACGGCAGTGGCAACGTGCCACTCAGCGGTGGACACTGGGCCGCGACAGTCACCGACGCTGGACAAGCGACACTGTTGGATCCCATTCTTTCACGCGGCGTGCGAACCTATCCGACGGCGCTCGATTGGGCCGGGTTGGATGATCTCGGTTGGACGTTGGCCAATCGTCAGGTCACCGTCAGCGGCAGCCACGTGTTTGCTGACAACGCAACCTATGACGTCGATGTTGTGCTCAAGGGGAGCCGCATCGGTGAGCTCTCCAAATCGCTATCGGCTTCGGTGACCAACGTAAAGCCGACGTTGGAGGTCAGTGGAAATTTGACAGCAACCGTTGGCCAGTCGATCTCGATCATCGATATTGGGAAGATCAGCGATCCTGGGTTCCGCAACAACGCCAACAAGACCGACGAAACATTTACTTACAGCATCGATTGGGGCGACAATTCGGGGGACGACAGCGGCGACGCGACGATCGACCGCGTGGGCAATTCCTCGCGGACCACGTTGGCCTCTTTTAACGCCAGTCACATCTACACTTCCAGCGGTACGAAAACCGTACGTGTTACCGTCACCGATGACGATGGTGGCAACGCGACGCAAAATTTTCAGATCGTCGTCGGCCTTCCCCCTGCCCTGTCGTTGGCGGTGAATCGGAAATCGATCAACGAAGACTCCGGGAGCGGCGCGGCGGAGTTGACTGTCTCGCGAGGGACCGCGTCGACTGCCGCGGCTCAAGTGATCTTGCTCTCGAGTTCGGACGTCTCCGAAGCGCAGGTGCCAACTTCGGTGACGATTCCCGCCGGTCAGTCGAGCATCGTCGTGGCGGTCAACGCGATCGACGACGCGTTGTTCGATGGCGATCAGGAAGTGCGGTTCACGGCTTCGGCAAGCGGGTTTGAACAGGAGAGCGTCGGCTTAATCGTCAAGGATGCCGAAGCGATCACCGCGTCGTTCAGCACGCCCGATATCGCCGAAGACGAACTGTCCGGCGGGCTGGCTCTGACCGTGCGACGCTCGAACACCGATACGCAGTCGCCGGTAACCGTTAAGATCGCCGGCGACCCGAACGGGACCTTGGGGATGGGAGCGACAGTCACGATCCCGGCCGGCCAGCAACAGGTGGTGCTTCCGCTGACTGTCGAAGACGACACGCTTCAGCAGGGACCGCGGACCTTCGAAATGAACTTCTCCGCCACGGGATATCTGAGCGGTTCGACGCAGCTGGTGATCCGAGACGATGAACCGGCGTATTACCAAAACCCCGACAACCCCTTGGATGTCACCGGCGATTCGTTTGTCACGCCGTTGGATGCGCTGCGGATTCTCAACAGTCTAAATCTCAACGGCGGTGCTCGTCGTCTCGACCCCGCGACCGAGCCGCTGGGGAGAAGCTTTTTGGATACCAACGGCGATTATCAATTGACGCCGCTGGATGCCCTGATCGTGATCAACGGGATCGCGAGTCAGGCGGCTGCCGAGGCGGCGCCAGCCGCTGAAGAACGCGACGAAGCGGTCTGGGGCGTCGATGTCGATTGGCTATTGGATTTGGAATACCGCGATCGCTAA
- a CDS encoding sensor histidine kinase: protein MNDDPTESESKTRERPEEASLRRRYEELAELAGSLAHEIKNPLSVIHMNSELLSEEIAESDSPIRRRALDKVEIIRQQCQRMENLLRDFLRFARLQSVELTPGSLNDQIDRVLRAYQAQADQSGVEILRYLDNDAPSVMINSDALQAALMNLVKNGLEAMEDGGQLLARTYTTKKTVAIDLIDTGCGMDDNTILHMFEPFYSSKNGGSGLGLPTAKKIIEAHGGRISLQSEVGRGTKFTIEFPMPPRLLQ from the coding sequence ATGAACGACGATCCAACGGAGTCTGAATCGAAGACGCGCGAGCGACCTGAAGAGGCGAGTTTGCGGCGGCGGTACGAGGAACTAGCCGAATTGGCTGGTTCGTTGGCCCACGAGATCAAGAATCCGTTGAGCGTGATCCATATGAATTCGGAACTGCTCAGCGAAGAGATCGCGGAGTCCGATTCGCCGATCCGCCGTCGAGCGCTCGACAAGGTTGAGATCATCCGCCAGCAGTGCCAGCGGATGGAGAACCTGTTGCGAGATTTCCTCCGCTTCGCCCGCTTGCAGTCGGTCGAACTGACCCCAGGCAGTCTGAACGACCAGATCGATCGCGTGCTTCGCGCCTACCAGGCCCAAGCCGATCAATCGGGCGTCGAGATCCTCCGCTATCTGGACAACGATGCCCCCAGCGTGATGATCAACAGCGACGCGTTGCAGGCGGCGCTGATGAACCTGGTGAAAAACGGGCTCGAAGCGATGGAGGATGGCGGCCAGTTATTGGCTCGCACCTACACGACCAAAAAGACGGTGGCGATCGATCTGATCGACACCGGTTGCGGGATGGATGACAACACGATCCTGCACATGTTTGAACCGTTCTACAGTTCCAAAAATGGCGGCTCGGGGCTGGGCCTGCCGACCGCCAAGAAGATCATCGAAGCCCACGGCGGGCGGATCTCGTTGCAGAGTGAAGTCGGCCGCGGGACGAAGTTCACGATCGAGTTTCCGATGCCGCCGCGGTTGCTGCAATAA